In the Pseudomonas sp. DTU_2021_1001937_2_SI_NGA_ILE_001 genome, one interval contains:
- a CDS encoding isovaleryl-CoA dehydrogenase, producing the protein MSQLPGLNFFLGEEIDMLRDSVAAFAAREIAPRAAEADRSDQFPMDLWRKFGDMGLLGLTVSEEYGGAGMGYLAHMIAMEEISRAAGGIGLSYGAHSNLCVNQINRNGSEAQKRRFLPRLISGEHIGALAMSEPNAGSDVISMKLRADRQGDRYVLNGTKMWITNGPDCDVLVVYAKTDPNAGAKGMTAFIVEKGMPGFSVAQKLDKLGMRGSHTGELVFQNVEVPEENVLGAVGDGARVLMSGLDYERAVLSGGPLGLMQAAMDVVVPYIHDRKQFGQSIGEFQLIQGKLADMYTTQQACRAYLYAVGKHLDAQGSGHVRQVRKDCAGVILYTAEKATWLAGEAIQILGGNGYINEYPVGRLWRDAKLYEIGAGTSEIRRMLIGRELFNETL; encoded by the coding sequence ATGAGCCAGCTGCCCGGACTGAATTTCTTCCTTGGCGAGGAGATCGACATGCTCCGCGACTCGGTCGCCGCCTTCGCCGCCCGGGAAATCGCCCCGCGTGCCGCCGAAGCCGACCGCAGCGACCAGTTCCCCATGGACCTGTGGCGCAAGTTCGGTGACATGGGCCTGCTGGGCCTGACCGTCAGCGAAGAATACGGCGGTGCCGGCATGGGTTACCTGGCACACATGATCGCCATGGAGGAAATCTCCCGCGCTGCGGGGGGCATCGGCCTGTCGTACGGCGCGCATTCCAACCTGTGCGTGAACCAGATCAACCGCAACGGCAGCGAGGCACAGAAGCGCCGCTTTCTGCCGCGGTTGATCAGCGGCGAGCACATCGGTGCGCTGGCGATGAGCGAGCCCAATGCCGGCTCGGATGTCATCTCCATGAAGCTGCGTGCCGACCGCCAAGGCGACCGCTACGTGCTCAACGGCACCAAGATGTGGATCACCAACGGCCCGGACTGCGACGTGCTGGTGGTCTACGCCAAGACCGACCCGAATGCCGGGGCCAAGGGCATGACCGCCTTCATCGTCGAAAAGGGCATGCCGGGGTTCTCGGTGGCGCAGAAGCTCGACAAGCTCGGCATGCGCGGTTCGCACACCGGCGAGCTGGTGTTCCAGAACGTCGAGGTGCCCGAAGAGAACGTGCTGGGCGCGGTGGGCGACGGCGCGCGGGTGCTGATGAGCGGTCTGGACTACGAGCGCGCAGTGCTCTCCGGCGGGCCGCTGGGGCTGATGCAGGCGGCCATGGACGTGGTGGTGCCGTACATCCACGACCGCAAGCAGTTCGGCCAGAGCATCGGCGAATTCCAGCTTATCCAGGGCAAGCTGGCCGACATGTACACCACCCAGCAGGCCTGCCGCGCCTACCTCTACGCGGTGGGCAAGCACCTCGACGCGCAGGGCAGCGGCCATGTGCGCCAGGTGCGCAAGGACTGCGCCGGGGTGATTCTGTACACCGCCGAAAAAGCCACCTGGCTGGCCGGCGAGGCGATCCAGATTCTCGGCGGCAACGGCTACATCAACGAATACCCGGTGGGGCGCCTGTGGCGTGATGCCAAGCTGTATGAAATCGGCGCCGGCACCAGCGAGATCCGCCGCATGCTGATCGGCCGCGAGCTGTTCAACGAAACCCTGTGA
- a CDS encoding MerR family DNA-binding transcriptional regulator, with protein sequence MYGISDLASEFAVTTRTIRFYEEQGLLKPRRKGQERVYSARDRVTLKLILRGKRIGFSLVECKELIDMYDPRSGNRKQLKRFLEKIEERRQQLDRQLADIQQMQLELQAAEQRCRTALQDCATCE encoded by the coding sequence ATGTACGGCATTTCCGACTTGGCCAGCGAGTTCGCGGTAACCACCCGGACCATCCGTTTCTACGAGGAACAAGGCCTGCTCAAACCCCGGCGCAAGGGCCAGGAGCGCGTGTACAGCGCGCGTGATCGGGTGACCCTCAAGCTGATTCTGCGCGGCAAGCGCATCGGTTTCTCGCTGGTCGAGTGCAAGGAACTGATCGACATGTACGACCCGCGCAGCGGCAACCGCAAGCAACTGAAGCGCTTTCTGGAAAAGATCGAAGAGCGCCGCCAGCAGCTCGACCGCCAACTGGCCGACATCCAGCAGATGCAGCTGGAGTTGCAGGCCGCCGAACAACGCTGCCGCACCGCCCTGCAAGACTGCGCCACCTGCGAATAA
- a CDS encoding LysR family transcriptional regulator: MDRLMAMQVFVTVVDTGSQTAAAERLGVSRSVVSRALGELETWLGGRLMHRTTRRLTLTSVGQEILPKCRRLLEQSSDIQASVAQPQAEPQGPLRLTCSTSFGQAQLTAAVADFVTRYPQVKVDLQLLDRTVNLVEEGIDLAVRITDDLDPQLIARRLATCDSLVVAAPQYLSRHGAPARAEDLAQHNCLTHSYHGRTLWRFRRGEQDVAVEVSGGLSSNDAVALLQAVLNHSGVALLPTYLVLPLIRQGRLVALLPDHQPASLGIHAVYASRRHMPLALRALLDFLAERFAGVPPWQREG, translated from the coding sequence ATGGATCGATTGATGGCTATGCAGGTGTTCGTCACGGTGGTCGACACCGGCAGCCAGACCGCCGCCGCCGAGCGATTGGGGGTGTCGCGTTCGGTGGTGTCGCGGGCCTTGGGCGAGCTGGAAACCTGGCTGGGCGGGCGCCTGATGCACCGCACCACGCGGCGCCTGACCCTGACCAGCGTCGGCCAGGAAATCCTGCCCAAGTGCCGCCGGTTGCTGGAACAGAGTAGCGACATCCAGGCCAGCGTCGCGCAGCCACAGGCCGAGCCCCAGGGGCCCTTGCGCCTGACCTGCAGCACCTCGTTCGGCCAGGCGCAACTCACGGCGGCCGTGGCGGACTTCGTCACCCGCTACCCCCAGGTGAAGGTCGACCTGCAACTGCTCGACCGCACCGTCAACCTGGTCGAAGAAGGCATCGACCTGGCCGTGCGCATCACCGATGACCTCGACCCGCAACTGATCGCCCGGCGCCTGGCCACCTGCGATTCGCTGGTGGTCGCCGCCCCGCAATACCTCAGCCGCCACGGCGCCCCGGCGCGGGCCGAAGACCTGGCCCAGCACAACTGCCTGACCCACAGCTACCACGGCCGCACCCTGTGGCGCTTTCGCCGGGGCGAGCAGGACGTGGCCGTGGAAGTCAGCGGCGGCCTGAGCAGCAACGACGCCGTGGCGCTGTTGCAGGCGGTGCTCAACCACAGCGGCGTGGCGTTGTTGCCCACTTACCTGGTGCTGCCGCTGATTCGCCAGGGTCGGCTGGTGGCGCTGCTGCCGGACCATCAGCCGGCCAGCCTGGGCATCCACGCGGTGTATGCCTCGCGGCGGCACATGCCGCTGGCCTTGCGCGCCTTGCTGGATTTTCTCGCCGAGCGCTTCGCGGGCGTCCCGCCATGGCAGCGTGAAGGCTGA
- a CDS encoding MBL fold metallo-hydrolase, whose translation MAQSLFTSLLAAASLAISGAALAASTPNLQTYNPGHDAVFPVASVLVTGEHDAILVDAQFGKRQAEQLVQKVRQSGKTLRQIYISHGDPDYYFGLDTLTAAFPDAEVLASAPTVAHIQRTMNDKLAYWGPKLGADAPKRLVVPKVLQGDHLTLEGHTLQVMGLNGPQPERTYLWMPALKAVFGGVVLSSNLHVWMADTQTAQSHADWLKTLADIQALKPAMVIPGHALPGPQSAAESVAFTAGYIRAFDAETAKAKDAAALIEAMKKRYPGLADEASLELSAKVAKKEMSW comes from the coding sequence ATGGCCCAATCGCTGTTCACTTCCCTCCTCGCCGCCGCGTCGCTGGCCATCAGCGGCGCAGCCCTGGCCGCCAGTACGCCGAATCTGCAAACCTACAACCCCGGCCACGATGCGGTATTCCCGGTGGCGTCGGTACTGGTCACCGGCGAGCACGACGCCATTCTGGTCGATGCGCAGTTCGGCAAGCGCCAGGCCGAACAACTGGTGCAGAAGGTGCGCCAGAGCGGCAAGACCCTGCGGCAGATCTACATCAGCCATGGCGACCCGGATTACTACTTCGGCCTCGACACCCTGACCGCTGCCTTCCCCGACGCCGAGGTACTGGCCAGCGCGCCGACGGTGGCGCACATCCAGCGCACCATGAACGACAAGCTCGCCTACTGGGGACCCAAGCTCGGCGCGGATGCGCCCAAGCGCCTGGTCGTGCCCAAGGTGCTGCAGGGCGACCACCTGACCCTGGAAGGCCACACCTTGCAGGTCATGGGCCTGAACGGCCCGCAACCCGAGCGCACCTACCTGTGGATGCCGGCGCTCAAGGCGGTGTTCGGTGGCGTGGTGCTGTCGAGCAACCTGCACGTGTGGATGGCCGATACCCAGACCGCGCAATCCCACGCCGACTGGCTCAAGACCCTGGCTGACATCCAGGCCCTGAAGCCTGCCATGGTGATCCCCGGCCATGCCCTGCCCGGTCCGCAAAGCGCTGCCGAGTCGGTGGCCTTCACGGCTGGCTACATCCGCGCCTTCGACGCGGAAACCGCCAAGGCCAAGGACGCCGCGGCGCTCATCGAAGCCATGAAAAAGCGCTATCCCGGCCTGGCAGACGAAGCCTCGCTGGAACTGAGTGCCAAAGTGGCCAAGAAGGAGATGAGTTGGTAA
- a CDS encoding ABC transporter substrate-binding protein: MSIMSLNRRRLLALAGTATAAALVSRLGFADDLHSGHAGHTSPPVGSGLDLDSSRWVLPEPRKVKIATNLNAVCLAPVAVADSQGIFKRHNLDVEFVNFGNSTEVLLESMATGKADAATGMALRWLKALEQGFDVKLTAGTHGGCLRLLTLKDGPQSLAALKGSTIGVTDMAAADKNFFSLMLKRHGVDPIRDVTWRVYPIDLLSVALEKGEIQAASGSDPIMYRVKQQPAFRELATNMIEDYANMSCCVVGVSGKLARNEQPVAAAITHSILQAHAWAFKNPDAVAEEFLKFALNTNKQEVRAILTEHTHGYYSVGKTFEKEIAVYARDLKQVEVLRPRTDPVQFAESIHADVFA, from the coding sequence ATGAGCATCATGTCCCTCAATCGCCGACGCCTGCTCGCCCTGGCCGGTACCGCCACGGCGGCAGCACTGGTCAGCCGCCTGGGTTTCGCCGACGACCTTCACAGCGGGCATGCCGGGCATACCAGCCCACCCGTCGGCAGCGGGCTGGATCTGGACAGCAGCCGCTGGGTGCTGCCCGAGCCACGCAAGGTCAAGATCGCCACCAATCTCAATGCGGTGTGCCTGGCCCCGGTGGCCGTGGCTGACAGCCAGGGCATCTTCAAGCGCCACAACCTTGATGTGGAGTTCGTCAACTTCGGCAACTCCACCGAGGTGCTGCTCGAATCCATGGCCACCGGCAAAGCCGACGCCGCCACCGGCATGGCGCTGCGCTGGCTCAAGGCGCTGGAGCAAGGCTTCGACGTCAAGCTCACCGCCGGCACCCACGGTGGCTGCCTGCGCCTGCTGACCCTCAAGGACGGCCCACAGAGCCTCGCCGCCCTCAAGGGCAGCACTATCGGCGTAACCGACATGGCGGCGGCAGACAAGAACTTCTTCTCGCTGATGCTCAAGCGTCATGGCGTGGACCCGATCCGCGACGTGACCTGGCGCGTCTACCCCATCGACCTGCTCAGCGTGGCGCTGGAAAAAGGCGAGATCCAGGCCGCCAGCGGCTCGGACCCAATCATGTACCGGGTCAAGCAGCAGCCGGCCTTCCGCGAGTTGGCCACCAATATGATCGAGGACTACGCGAACATGAGCTGCTGCGTGGTGGGGGTCAGCGGCAAGCTGGCGCGCAACGAGCAACCGGTGGCCGCAGCGATCACCCATTCGATCCTGCAGGCGCATGCCTGGGCCTTCAAGAACCCCGATGCGGTAGCCGAGGAGTTTCTCAAGTTCGCCCTCAATACCAACAAGCAGGAAGTGCGTGCGATCCTCACCGAGCACACCCACGGCTATTACTCGGTGGGCAAGACCTTCGAGAAAGAGATCGCCGTGTACGCCCGCGACCTCAAGCAAGTGGAAGTGCTGCGCCCGCGCACCGACCCCGTGCAATTCGCGGAGAGCATCCATGCCGACGTATTCGCTTGA
- a CDS encoding ABC transporter permease: MPTYSLERTGDAPAPAVKPWRGGLLAALAWLAFALFTALYPDGGRPWPFTQELAIASGAVALLLALLALLPGSFARPLDALKPAGPWLAALPLLLGLWVLLTAKIVVLPVPFFAPPQALIEVFIDDWARLGESLLHSFWLLFNGVVLGALSGFAAGVSIGWSQRIGYWVHPVLRILGPVPSTALLPICFFFFPTSWSASVFLIALATWFPVTVLTWSGVASVDKAYYEVARTLGADSRFLILRVAIPAALPNVFVGLFMGLGASFSVLVVAEMMGVKAGLGWYLQWAQGWAAYANMYAALLVMALLCSGLITLLFKIRDRVLAWQKGAVQW, encoded by the coding sequence ATGCCGACGTATTCGCTTGAACGCACCGGCGACGCGCCGGCGCCCGCCGTCAAGCCCTGGCGCGGCGGCCTGCTGGCGGCGCTGGCATGGCTGGCCTTCGCGCTGTTCACCGCGCTGTACCCGGACGGCGGGCGACCCTGGCCGTTCACTCAAGAGCTGGCCATCGCCAGTGGCGCGGTGGCACTACTGCTGGCTTTGCTCGCCCTGCTGCCAGGATCGTTCGCCCGTCCGTTGGACGCGCTCAAGCCTGCCGGCCCATGGCTGGCGGCGCTGCCCCTGCTGCTCGGGCTGTGGGTGCTGCTGACCGCCAAGATCGTCGTGTTGCCGGTGCCGTTCTTCGCCCCGCCGCAAGCGCTGATCGAAGTCTTCATCGATGATTGGGCACGCCTGGGCGAGAGCCTGCTGCATTCGTTCTGGCTGCTGTTCAACGGCGTGGTCCTGGGCGCTCTGAGCGGCTTCGCCGCTGGGGTGTCGATCGGCTGGTCGCAGCGCATCGGCTATTGGGTGCACCCGGTGCTGCGTATCCTCGGTCCGGTGCCCTCCACCGCGCTGCTGCCGATCTGCTTTTTCTTCTTTCCCACCAGCTGGAGCGCCAGCGTGTTTCTCATCGCCCTTGCCACCTGGTTCCCGGTCACGGTGCTGACCTGGTCGGGTGTCGCGAGCGTGGACAAGGCCTATTACGAGGTAGCGCGCACCCTGGGCGCCGACTCGCGCTTCCTGATTCTGCGCGTGGCCATTCCCGCCGCCCTGCCGAACGTGTTCGTCGGCCTGTTCATGGGGCTGGGCGCGTCGTTCTCAGTGCTGGTAGTGGCGGAGATGATGGGTGTGAAAGCAGGCCTGGGCTGGTACCTGCAATGGGCCCAGGGCTGGGCGGCCTACGCCAACATGTATGCGGCGCTGCTGGTGATGGCGCTGCTCTGCTCGGGGCTGATCACCCTGTTGTTCAAGATTCGCGACCGCGTTTTGGCGTGGCAGAAAGGAGCGGTGCAATGGTGA
- a CDS encoding ABC transporter ATP-binding protein → MVSAAAVAAEPGMTLNIRGLSHAFELGDGRLPVLDKVDLRLAPGESVGLLGPSGCGKSTLLRLVAGLEKLQAGQLLADDSPIPGPHHSRVLVFQDPTLYPWRSVWDNVALGLQARGQLKHQRQRVDETLGKVGLLEFRDAYPRQLSGGMAQRAALARALINEPRLLLLDEPLGKLDSLTRIAMQGELIRLWQQQRYSSLLVTHDVEEALLLCDRVLVFSARPARVLAELQIDRPYPRRRDDPRLLELRQHALELLGQGSDW, encoded by the coding sequence ATGGTGAGTGCGGCAGCGGTGGCAGCAGAACCCGGCATGACCCTGAACATTCGTGGCCTGAGCCACGCCTTCGAACTGGGCGATGGGCGCCTGCCGGTGCTGGACAAGGTCGATCTGCGCCTGGCCCCTGGCGAGAGCGTCGGGCTGCTCGGCCCCTCGGGTTGCGGCAAGAGCACTTTGCTGCGCTTGGTCGCCGGGCTGGAGAAACTGCAGGCAGGGCAGCTGCTGGCGGACGACAGCCCGATTCCCGGCCCCCATCATTCCCGGGTGCTGGTGTTCCAGGACCCTACCCTCTATCCGTGGCGCAGCGTCTGGGACAACGTTGCCTTGGGCTTACAAGCCAGGGGCCAGCTGAAGCATCAGCGCCAGCGCGTGGATGAAACCCTCGGCAAGGTCGGTCTGCTGGAGTTTCGCGACGCCTACCCGCGCCAGTTGTCCGGCGGCATGGCCCAGCGCGCCGCGCTGGCCCGAGCGCTGATCAACGAGCCGCGCCTGCTGCTGCTCGACGAACCATTGGGCAAGCTCGACTCGCTAACCCGCATCGCCATGCAGGGCGAACTGATCCGCCTATGGCAGCAACAGCGCTACAGTTCGCTGCTGGTCACCCATGATGTCGAAGAGGCCTTGTTGCTTTGCGACCGGGTGCTGGTGTTCTCTGCCAGGCCCGCGCGGGTGCTGGCCGAACTGCAGATCGACCGCCCCTACCCCCGTCGCCGCGACGACCCCAGGTTGCTGGAGCTACGCCAGCATGCGTTGGAGCTGCTAGGCCAAGGCAGTGACTGGTAA
- a CDS encoding methyl-accepting chemotaxis protein: MNLRDLKVGTRAAVIFLLLGVLVLGMGLIALYEAKRMDSATDAVRDVWLPGVITLGDIGTNLGRLRALGLRAVLLEDQGERDKTLATIRTLSQSFPKALSDYQATIQDAEDRALFNDFKSRTEHYHELQARIIQAVEAGRRDEAMHMINGPLADSADSMMGSLYKLSHYNSDNAIESAQVSSDVFDEAFVVIVSALVATMAAMALIAVILTRSIVKPLGEAVVVADRVAGGDLTRSIAVSGQDEPAQLLKALNLMQNNLRDTISQIAASSDQLTSASEELSSVTEDASRGLHKQNAEIEQAATAVNEMTAAVEEVASNAVITAEASRDADKSTHEGRDKVNQALESIQLLVQDVTTTSQDIEALAGQVQDISQVLDVIRSVAEQTNLLALNAAIEAARAGEAGRGFAVVADEVRGLAHRTQESTREIESMIAGIQAGSGKAVEAMHTSRQRATSTLDVASEADAALEVIAQSINAINQRNLVIASASEQQAQVAREVDRNLVNIRDLSLQTSAGANQTSAASQELSGLAVGLNGMISRFKV; encoded by the coding sequence ATGAACTTGAGGGACCTGAAGGTCGGCACGCGAGCCGCCGTTATTTTTCTGTTACTGGGCGTGCTGGTACTGGGCATGGGGCTGATCGCGCTGTACGAGGCCAAACGCATGGACTCGGCTACCGATGCGGTGCGCGATGTCTGGTTGCCAGGGGTCATCACCCTGGGGGACATTGGCACCAATCTGGGCCGCCTGCGGGCGCTGGGCCTGCGCGCCGTGCTGCTGGAAGACCAGGGCGAGCGCGACAAGACCCTGGCGACGATCCGCACCCTCAGCCAGAGCTTCCCCAAGGCACTCAGCGATTACCAGGCGACCATTCAGGATGCCGAAGATCGTGCGCTGTTCAACGACTTCAAGAGCCGCACCGAGCATTACCACGAGTTGCAGGCACGCATCATCCAGGCCGTGGAGGCCGGACGGCGTGACGAGGCCATGCACATGATCAACGGCCCGCTGGCCGATTCGGCCGACAGCATGATGGGCTCGCTGTACAAGCTCAGCCACTACAACTCCGACAACGCCATCGAGTCGGCGCAGGTCAGCAGCGACGTATTCGACGAAGCCTTCGTAGTGATCGTCAGTGCCCTGGTGGCGACCATGGCGGCCATGGCGCTGATCGCCGTGATCCTCACCCGTAGCATCGTCAAGCCGCTGGGTGAAGCGGTGGTGGTCGCCGACCGCGTGGCCGGTGGCGACCTGACCCGCAGCATCGCCGTAAGCGGCCAGGACGAGCCTGCGCAATTGCTCAAGGCGCTGAACCTCATGCAGAACAACCTGCGCGACACCATCAGCCAGATCGCCGCCTCGTCCGATCAACTCACCTCGGCCTCCGAAGAGCTGAGCTCGGTCACCGAAGACGCCAGCCGTGGCCTGCACAAGCAGAATGCCGAGATCGAGCAGGCGGCCACGGCGGTCAACGAGATGACCGCCGCCGTCGAGGAAGTCGCCAGCAACGCGGTGATCACCGCCGAGGCTTCGCGTGATGCCGACAAGAGCACCCATGAGGGGCGCGACAAGGTCAACCAGGCGCTGGAGTCCATTCAGTTGCTGGTGCAGGACGTGACCACCACCTCGCAGGACATCGAAGCCCTCGCCGGCCAGGTACAGGACATCAGCCAGGTGCTCGACGTGATCCGCTCGGTGGCCGAGCAGACCAACCTGCTGGCCCTCAACGCCGCCATCGAAGCGGCACGGGCGGGCGAAGCCGGGCGTGGTTTCGCGGTGGTCGCCGATGAAGTCCGCGGCCTGGCGCACCGTACCCAGGAGTCGACCCGCGAGATCGAAAGCATGATCGCCGGCATCCAGGCGGGGTCCGGCAAGGCGGTCGAAGCCATGCACACCAGCCGCCAACGCGCCACCAGCACCCTGGATGTGGCCAGCGAAGCCGATGCGGCGCTGGAGGTCATCGCCCAGTCGATCAACGCCATCAACCAGCGCAATCTGGTCATCGCCAGTGCCTCGGAGCAGCAGGCCCAGGTCGCCCGTGAAGTGGACCGCAACCTGGTGAACATCCGCGACCTGTCGCTGCAGACATCGGCCGGTGCCAACCAGACCAGCGCCGCCAGCCAGGAGCTTTCCGGCCTAGCCGTGGGCCTGAACGGCATGATTTCGCGCTTCAAGGTCTGA
- a CDS encoding FUSC family protein has protein sequence MSHPRTASIPSWLRPVLRPLLDPYRRYHHARLIHAARIAVGLLVSMLLTSGLNLPHGEWASVTMLIVIGGLQHHGNIRKKSVERAYGTLIGAGLGLFVVVQQGYLEMPLLTYTLMSVMCGFFAYHAIGKGGYTALLSAITLFIVAGHGVNPISDGLWRTVDILIGIVLALAFSFALPLYAVFSWRFNLARGLRDCAKVYGRISHGQAVTADEHIKLTASLNAVMLQLRSLLPSVSKEVRISMVELDAIQGQFRMCLSLLEILANIRPANPDAATRAILDADYRQNRRRLLGMARALQTGSGEHLKRSFEALALPAGAPGELTGYLLMSQRLSLTLEDLQARLAKTSRKWNL, from the coding sequence ATGTCTCATCCCCGCACCGCTTCCATTCCCTCCTGGCTGCGCCCCGTGCTGCGGCCGCTGCTCGACCCTTATCGTCGCTACCACCATGCCCGCCTGATCCACGCGGCACGCATCGCCGTGGGCCTGCTGGTGTCGATGCTGCTGACCAGCGGCCTGAACCTGCCCCACGGTGAATGGGCCTCGGTGACCATGCTGATCGTCATCGGCGGCCTGCAGCACCATGGCAACATCCGCAAGAAATCCGTGGAGCGCGCCTATGGCACCTTGATCGGCGCGGGTCTGGGACTGTTCGTGGTGGTGCAGCAGGGCTACCTGGAAATGCCCTTGCTGACCTACACGCTGATGTCGGTGATGTGCGGCTTCTTCGCCTACCACGCCATCGGCAAGGGCGGCTATACGGCGCTGCTGTCGGCCATCACCCTGTTCATCGTCGCCGGCCATGGGGTCAACCCGATCAGCGACGGCCTGTGGCGCACCGTCGACATCCTCATCGGCATCGTCCTGGCCCTGGCGTTCTCCTTTGCGCTGCCGCTGTATGCGGTGTTCTCCTGGCGCTTCAACCTGGCCCGTGGCCTGCGCGACTGCGCCAAGGTGTATGGGCGCATCAGCCACGGCCAGGCCGTGACCGCCGACGAACACATCAAGCTCACCGCCAGCCTCAACGCGGTGATGCTGCAACTGCGCTCGCTGCTGCCGTCGGTGTCCAAGGAGGTGCGGATTTCCATGGTCGAGCTGGACGCCATTCAGGGCCAGTTCCGCATGTGCCTGAGCCTGCTGGAGATCCTCGCCAATATCCGCCCGGCCAATCCTGACGCGGCCACCCGCGCGATACTCGACGCCGACTACCGGCAGAATCGCCGCCGCCTGCTGGGCATGGCCCGGGCGCTGCAGACCGGCTCGGGCGAACACCTCAAGCGCAGCTTCGAAGCCCTGGCCCTGCCCGCCGGTGCCCCCGGCGAGCTGACCGGCTACCTGCTGATGAGCCAGCGCCTGAGCTTGACCCTCGAAGACCTGCAAGCGCGCCTGGCCAAGACCTCGCGCAAATGGAACCTGTAA
- a CDS encoding Lrp/AsnC family transcriptional regulator, giving the protein MNLPDNRPPALDDIDRQLIAALQLNARESVAVLARRLGIARTTVTSRLARLEQSKVITGYGVRLGQRVVDGGLQAYVGITVKPRSGKEVLRRLSGLSQVQQLCAVSGEFDYVAWLRTDSPEQLDQLLDLIGSVDGVEKTTTSIILSSKIDRGQPV; this is encoded by the coding sequence ATGAACCTCCCCGACAACCGCCCACCGGCCCTCGACGACATCGACCGCCAGCTGATCGCCGCCCTGCAGCTCAACGCCCGCGAGAGCGTGGCAGTGCTGGCGCGGCGGCTGGGGATTGCCCGCACCACGGTCACTTCGCGCCTGGCGCGCCTGGAGCAGAGCAAGGTCATTACCGGCTACGGCGTGCGCCTCGGCCAGCGGGTCGTGGATGGCGGCCTGCAGGCCTACGTGGGCATCACCGTCAAACCGCGTTCGGGCAAGGAAGTGCTGCGCCGCCTGAGTGGCCTGAGCCAGGTCCAGCAGCTGTGTGCGGTGAGCGGCGAGTTCGACTACGTGGCCTGGCTGCGCACCGACTCGCCCGAACAGCTGGACCAGTTGCTGGACCTGATCGGCAGTGTCGACGGCGTGGAAAAGACCACCACCTCGATCATCCTCAGCAGCAAGATCGACCGCGGCCAGCCGGTGTAG